One Desulfovibrio sp. ZJ209 genomic window carries:
- a CDS encoding glycosyl transferase family 1 has translation MTARAPAPRPPVSPEPGAKRPLTLVLSLDVEEEGLFGGRYACRAPGVRNTAALMRLAPLLGRGVRPTLFCAHSVLTDAASRRVLARLRDDHGAEIGAHLHHWNTPPLTPEAAAAPGGMLTRVPAAAVPRERMAAKLATLFQAAEVFQGAPVTSFRMGRWDLHAPLWPLLAELGVRCDASVRPLHRGKDSVAGPDHFDAPADPYWVDAGRARILEMPLTVTPLFPWLPGLSRELPAGAGAAMQAGLRHWGALALLPVEHPLALLKLTTLLHAARGGRVLSLTWHSSELFPGGAPHVPDEATVTRFLDKMCAYADWLAESFDLRFRTLEELRRDAEAGELRVDEAPADSGDWTAPATGENRAAGTARPAMERAGVPWERPAGEGRP, from the coding sequence ATGACGGCCCGGGCGCCGGCCCCGCGCCCCCCCGTCTCCCCGGAGCCGGGGGCGAAGCGCCCGCTGACGCTCGTCCTGAGCCTCGACGTGGAGGAGGAAGGGCTCTTCGGCGGCCGCTATGCCTGCCGCGCCCCGGGCGTGCGCAACACGGCGGCGCTCATGCGGCTCGCCCCGCTGCTCGGGCGCGGGGTGAGGCCCACCCTGTTCTGCGCGCACAGCGTCCTCACGGACGCGGCCTCCCGCCGGGTGCTCGCCCGCTTGCGCGACGACCACGGCGCGGAGATCGGCGCCCATCTCCACCACTGGAACACGCCCCCGCTCACGCCCGAAGCGGCGGCCGCGCCCGGCGGCATGCTCACGCGGGTGCCGGCGGCGGCCGTGCCGCGGGAGCGCATGGCCGCCAAGCTGGCCACGCTTTTTCAGGCGGCCGAGGTCTTTCAGGGCGCGCCCGTGACTTCCTTCCGCATGGGCCGCTGGGACTTGCACGCGCCGCTCTGGCCACTCCTCGCCGAACTCGGCGTGCGCTGCGACGCCTCGGTCAGGCCGCTCCACCGAGGCAAGGACAGCGTGGCCGGCCCCGACCATTTCGACGCCCCGGCCGATCCCTACTGGGTGGACGCGGGCCGGGCCCGTATCCTCGAGATGCCGCTCACGGTGACGCCGCTCTTCCCCTGGCTGCCCGGGCTCTCGCGGGAGCTGCCCGCGGGGGCCGGCGCGGCCATGCAGGCCGGGCTCAGGCACTGGGGGGCGCTGGCGCTCCTGCCGGTGGAGCATCCGCTTGCGCTCCTCAAGCTCACCACCCTGCTCCACGCCGCACGCGGGGGCCGGGTGCTCTCGCTCACCTGGCATTCGTCCGAGCTCTTCCCCGGCGGCGCCCCGCATGTGCCGGACGAGGCCACGGTCACGCGCTTTCTCGACAAGATGTGCGCCTATGCGGACTGGCTTGCCGAGAGCTTCGACCTGCGCTTCCGCACGCTCGAAGAATTGCGCCGCGACGCCGAAGCCGGGGAACTCCGCGTGGATGAGGCCCCCGCCGACTCCGGCGACTGGACGGCGCCCGCGACGGGCGAAAACCGCGCCGCCGGCACCGCGAGGCCGGCCATGGAACGCGCGGGCGTCCCCTGGGAGCGCCCCGCCGGGGAGGGCCGGCCATGA
- a CDS encoding glycosyltransferase family 4 protein, translating into MSLFPRLTRPAPGCACADPGLAPLPPGLPHVAYVLLWYPLFTQPFIFREVEALRERLPLTVHTLYGRNLRHCSDEMQARGAHARPGGIRALPRYCLELLRQLCTHPVRLWRLFRRSCWRRWQSWEVLGENLWAFLAGLSLGREFREGGIDLVYAPWPRGAATAAWVAASVANLPFATAARGDNLAPADPDLADKFAAAVLVRANNAADKARIEAFGAGEAAGKTALVYNGLTLPAPGPEVTDGSARFLPGPLRLLAVGRFDVTKGFDVLLRACALLKQRGLDFRLTLAGGGGKVMGLGNMEDQLRRLRTELGLAQDVDMPGLISHNELPGLLAGHDIFLAPCVVHASGRRDGIPNTVIEAMAYGLPVVGTTVNALPEVIRHGVTGLAVPPDDAEALADAVLELAEDPARARAMGRAGARLAKEMFDAEANADRLAHLFRTACEDWRREQGKDAGRKGADTCAV; encoded by the coding sequence ATGAGCCTTTTCCCGCGCCTCACCAGGCCCGCGCCGGGCTGCGCCTGCGCCGACCCGGGGCTGGCGCCCCTGCCGCCGGGCCTGCCCCATGTGGCCTATGTGCTGCTCTGGTATCCGCTCTTCACGCAGCCCTTTATTTTCCGCGAGGTGGAGGCCCTGCGCGAGCGGCTGCCGCTCACGGTCCACACGCTCTACGGCCGCAATCTCCGCCACTGCTCCGATGAGATGCAGGCCCGGGGCGCCCACGCGCGGCCGGGCGGCATCCGGGCGCTGCCGCGCTACTGCCTCGAACTTCTGCGCCAGCTGTGCACCCATCCCGTGCGGCTCTGGCGCCTGTTCCGCCGCAGTTGCTGGCGCCGCTGGCAGAGCTGGGAAGTGCTGGGCGAAAATCTCTGGGCCTTCCTGGCCGGCCTTTCGCTGGGGCGCGAGTTCCGCGAGGGCGGCATCGACCTTGTGTACGCCCCTTGGCCGCGCGGCGCGGCCACAGCGGCCTGGGTGGCCGCGAGCGTGGCGAATCTTCCCTTTGCCACGGCCGCGCGCGGCGACAATCTCGCCCCGGCCGACCCGGACCTCGCCGACAAGTTCGCGGCCGCGGTGCTCGTGCGGGCCAACAACGCCGCGGACAAGGCCCGCATCGAGGCCTTCGGCGCCGGCGAGGCCGCGGGCAAGACCGCCCTTGTGTACAACGGCCTCACCCTGCCCGCGCCCGGCCCCGAGGTGACGGACGGTTCCGCCCGCTTCCTCCCCGGGCCGCTGCGCCTGCTGGCCGTGGGCCGCTTCGACGTGACCAAGGGCTTTGACGTACTCCTGCGCGCCTGCGCCCTGCTCAAGCAGCGCGGGCTCGACTTCCGCCTCACCCTCGCCGGCGGGGGCGGCAAGGTCATGGGCCTCGGCAACATGGAAGACCAGCTCCGCCGGCTGCGCACCGAGCTCGGCCTCGCGCAGGATGTGGACATGCCGGGCCTCATCTCGCACAACGAGCTCCCGGGCCTGCTCGCCGGGCACGACATCTTTCTCGCGCCCTGCGTGGTGCACGCCTCTGGCCGGCGCGACGGCATCCCCAACACGGTCATCGAGGCCATGGCCTACGGCCTCCCGGTGGTGGGGACCACGGTCAACGCGCTCCCCGAGGTCATCCGCCACGGCGTGACCGGCCTTGCGGTGCCCCCCGACGATGCCGAAGCACTCGCCGACGCGGTGCTGGAGCTCGCGGAGGACCCTGCCCGCGCCCGGGCCATGGGGCGCGCGGGCGCGCGCCTGGCGAAGGAAATGTTCGACGCGGAGGCCAACGCGGACCGGCTGGCGCACCTTTTCCGCACGGCCTGTGAAGACTGGCGGCGGGAGCAGGGGAAGGACGCCGGACGCAAAGGAGCGGACACATGTGCGGTATAG
- the asnB gene encoding asparagine synthase (glutamine-hydrolyzing), producing the protein MCGIAGMVRLDGGALAPGALRALKAMTDSMISRGPDGEGFWREGPVALGHRRLSIIDLAGGSQPMRSADGRFCVVHNGEIYNFRELRRELEAGGARFRTDSDTEVVLEAYAAWGEECLSRLEGMFAFAVWDGPRRRLFCARDRFGKKPFFSTLQNGVFCFASELSALSLLARPLPANASAPSGVPEGAAPSDFLPFRFHLDPAALMRYLAYEYVPTPGTMYSEVKSLEPAHYCMVETGKDAEPAPVRYWDLPMPAGRQPADEAELCLELERLMAQAVRRRLVSDVPLGVFLSGGIDSSIVAGLMARESSTPVMSFSIGFTEASYDESRYARIAATAFGTEHHERILSAEECADELPGIVSRMDVPMADASCAPTWLLSGVARERVTVALGGDGADELWAGYEHYIGYRIAQKYNALPAWLRRGVIEPIVRHLPESSGYINPRLACETFLRGAAAPDWLRVQTMLTALGPDMQREVLAPAWLAAHGGEAALAPEALFAPTRAQYGHWLPKGAAAPLSRAFHVYVRQFMLDDILVKVDRCSMLHSLEVRAPFLDREVAEFAARLPVSLRLHGFKRKYLLKKAFAGLLPPEILHRNKRGFQIPVAEWLRGKLRPLMDELLGERALKEQGLFDPAAVRRLVEAHCAGRADLRKPLWTLMVLELWLRANPAEF; encoded by the coding sequence ATGTGCGGTATAGCGGGCATGGTGCGCCTTGACGGCGGCGCCCTTGCGCCGGGCGCGCTCAGGGCGCTCAAGGCCATGACCGACAGCATGATCTCGCGCGGGCCCGACGGCGAGGGCTTCTGGCGCGAGGGCCCGGTGGCGCTCGGGCACCGGCGCCTCTCCATCATCGACCTCGCGGGGGGCAGTCAGCCCATGCGGAGCGCGGACGGCCGCTTCTGCGTGGTGCACAACGGCGAGATTTACAATTTCCGCGAGCTTCGGCGCGAGCTCGAAGCCGGCGGCGCCCGCTTCCGCACCGACTCGGACACCGAAGTGGTGCTCGAGGCCTATGCCGCATGGGGCGAGGAGTGCCTTTCGCGCCTCGAGGGCATGTTCGCCTTTGCCGTGTGGGACGGTCCCAGGCGGCGCCTTTTCTGCGCGCGTGACCGCTTCGGCAAGAAGCCCTTTTTCTCCACCCTCCAGAACGGCGTGTTCTGCTTCGCCTCCGAGCTTTCCGCGCTCTCCCTGCTCGCGCGACCGCTCCCCGCAAACGCGTCCGCGCCGTCTGGCGTGCCCGAAGGGGCCGCGCCCTCGGACTTCCTGCCCTTCCGCTTCCATCTCGACCCCGCGGCGCTCATGCGCTACCTCGCGTATGAATATGTGCCCACGCCCGGCACCATGTATAGCGAGGTCAAAAGCCTCGAGCCCGCGCATTATTGTATGGTGGAGACGGGAAAGGACGCGGAGCCCGCGCCCGTGCGCTACTGGGACCTGCCCATGCCCGCGGGCCGGCAGCCCGCTGACGAGGCGGAGCTCTGCCTTGAGCTCGAACGGCTCATGGCGCAGGCCGTGCGCCGGCGCCTCGTGAGCGACGTGCCGCTGGGGGTCTTTCTGTCGGGCGGCATCGACTCCTCCATCGTGGCCGGGCTCATGGCGCGCGAGTCGTCCACGCCGGTGATGAGCTTTTCCATCGGCTTTACCGAGGCGAGCTACGACGAGTCGCGCTATGCGCGCATCGCGGCCACGGCCTTCGGCACCGAGCATCATGAGCGCATCCTCTCGGCCGAAGAATGCGCCGACGAGCTGCCCGGCATCGTGAGCCGCATGGACGTGCCCATGGCCGACGCCTCCTGCGCGCCCACCTGGCTGCTCTCGGGCGTGGCGCGCGAGCGCGTCACCGTGGCCCTCGGCGGGGACGGCGCGGACGAGCTCTGGGCCGGCTACGAGCACTACATCGGCTACCGCATCGCGCAAAAGTACAATGCCCTCCCGGCATGGCTCAGGCGCGGGGTCATCGAGCCCATCGTGCGGCATTTGCCCGAATCCTCGGGCTATATCAATCCGCGCCTCGCCTGCGAGACCTTCCTGCGCGGCGCGGCCGCGCCGGACTGGCTGCGCGTGCAGACCATGCTCACGGCGCTCGGGCCGGACATGCAGCGCGAGGTGCTGGCGCCGGCGTGGCTCGCGGCCCACGGCGGCGAGGCGGCGCTGGCGCCAGAGGCGCTGTTCGCGCCCACCCGCGCCCAGTACGGGCACTGGCTGCCCAAGGGCGCTGCGGCGCCGCTCTCCCGCGCCTTCCATGTGTATGTGCGCCAGTTCATGCTCGACGACATCCTCGTCAAGGTGGACCGCTGCTCCATGCTGCACTCGCTGGAGGTGCGCGCGCCCTTCCTCGACCGCGAAGTGGCCGAATTCGCCGCCAGGCTCCCCGTGAGCCTGCGCCTCCACGGGTTCAAGCGCAAGTACCTGCTCAAGAAGGCCTTTGCCGGGCTGTTGCCGCCGGAGATATTGCACCGCAACAAGCGCGGCTTCCAGATCCCGGTGGCGGAATGGCTCAGGGGCAAGCTCAGGCCGCTCATGGACGAGCTGCTCGGCGAGCGGGCCTTGAAAGAACAGGGCCTGTTCGACCCGGCGGCGGTGCGCCGCCTCGTGGAGGCCCACTGCGCCGGGCGGGCCGACCTGCGCAAGCCCCTGTGGACGCTCATGGTGCTTGAGCTCTGGCTTAGGGCCAACCCGGCGGAGTTCTGA
- a CDS encoding zinc metalloprotease HtpX, protein MTSQLKTMFLLALLSGIIIVLGGLLGGRSGVILAFGLAIVMNVGSYWYSDKIVLSMYHARELTPEEAPYLHDIVGELARNAGVPKPRVCVIPEEAPNAFATGRDPAHAVIAVTEGILRLLSPTELRGVVAHEMGHVVNRDILIQTVAGVMASAIVTLANIFQFTALFGGHRDGEGGGNPIGALVLALLAPMAAGLIQMAISRSREFLADETGARLCGQPLALAGALYKLGQASGSIPMRSGNPSTAEMFVVAPLFGRDGGVAKLFSTHPPLEERIERLRVMAEHG, encoded by the coding sequence ATGACCAGCCAGCTCAAGACCATGTTCCTGCTGGCCCTGCTTTCCGGCATCATCATCGTCCTCGGCGGCCTGCTCGGCGGCCGGAGCGGCGTCATCCTCGCCTTCGGGCTCGCCATCGTGATGAATGTCGGCAGTTACTGGTATTCGGACAAGATCGTGCTCTCCATGTACCACGCGCGGGAATTGACGCCCGAGGAGGCGCCCTATTTGCACGACATCGTGGGCGAGCTCGCCCGCAACGCGGGCGTTCCGAAGCCCCGCGTCTGCGTCATCCCCGAGGAGGCGCCCAACGCCTTCGCCACCGGGCGCGACCCCGCGCATGCCGTCATCGCCGTCACCGAGGGCATTTTGCGCCTCCTCTCCCCCACGGAGCTGCGCGGCGTGGTGGCCCACGAAATGGGCCATGTGGTCAACCGCGACATCCTCATCCAGACCGTGGCCGGGGTCATGGCCTCGGCCATCGTGACGCTGGCCAATATCTTCCAGTTCACGGCCCTCTTCGGCGGCCACCGCGACGGCGAGGGCGGCGGCAACCCCATCGGCGCGCTGGTGCTGGCCCTGCTGGCTCCCATGGCGGCCGGCCTCATCCAGATGGCCATCTCGCGCTCGCGCGAATTCCTCGCGGACGAGACCGGCGCCCGGCTCTGCGGGCAGCCCCTGGCGCTGGCCGGCGCGCTCTACAAGCTCGGCCAGGCGAGCGGCAGCATCCCCATGCGCTCCGGCAACCCGAGCACGGCCGAGATGTTCGTCGTGGCGCCGCTCTTCGGGCGCGACGGCGGCGTGGCCAAGCTCTTCAGCACCCACCCGCCGCTTGAGGAACGCATCGAGCGCCTGCGCGTCATGGCCGAGCATGGCTAG
- a CDS encoding DVU_2496 family lipoprotein: MARPLRCAKLAAPLALALALAGCGGGRQEPPLQAPVPPEDCAALYVVAPGNYIVDLAGGAAVVLDPSVREFPLFCAPETAARALQAGQDAGRLPAGDWRVYRLEGGFAELVQPAEAGGPSPYALARRARLADWVSADGSEEGR, from the coding sequence ATGGCTAGGCCGCTGCGCTGCGCCAAACTGGCCGCGCCGCTTGCGCTTGCCCTCGCGCTCGCGGGCTGCGGCGGGGGCCGTCAGGAGCCGCCCCTCCAAGCCCCGGTTCCCCCGGAGGACTGCGCCGCGCTCTACGTCGTGGCGCCGGGCAACTATATCGTCGACCTCGCCGGGGGCGCGGCCGTGGTGCTGGACCCCTCGGTGCGGGAATTTCCGCTCTTTTGCGCGCCCGAAACCGCCGCAAGGGCCCTTCAGGCCGGGCAGGATGCCGGGCGCCTCCCGGCTGGCGACTGGCGCGTCTACCGCCTTGAAGGCGGCTTCGCGGAGCTCGTGCAGCCGGCCGAGGCCGGCGGCCCCAGCCCCTATGCGCTGGCCCGGCGGGCGCGCCTCGCCGACTGGGTGAGCGCCGACGGAAGCGAGGAGGGAAGATGA
- a CDS encoding FkbM family methyltransferase encodes MTANALPLLERLNAAPLLRPWGLPRSVREACCIVCHEHLGFVAQFCAAYPKLDIPLIVVPDLPEGAPRRLTLPGPRAREIPLRGVERLGTTPQWPKVFLVPDPVMLAAVCRLMAAYGGGMLYLEGFREPPFGLRKPLPDFFARHAARLEQVCGMLADEASRTTYAARVKAILTGDAGYLPVTTHAEYEHPRIRPKAGDIMIDGGVSDMVGAQVAFAEAVGPEGRIHGFEPIPWMAEKAAGALAKWPWYTLHTAGLAEKRGQAAFASLRDSSHICADQGADQGGAGEGTVRCELVSIDEVVREEGLSRVDCIKLDVEGAELDALRGAEETIRRFRPRLIICLYHKPEDLVALPLFVKSLVPDYRLEVAHASCGFTDTILYAEAPGA; translated from the coding sequence ATGACAGCCAACGCACTGCCCCTGCTGGAACGCCTCAACGCCGCGCCCCTGCTCAGGCCCTGGGGCCTGCCGCGCTCCGTGCGGGAGGCCTGCTGCATCGTCTGCCACGAGCATCTCGGGTTCGTGGCGCAGTTCTGCGCCGCGTATCCCAAGCTGGACATCCCGCTCATCGTGGTGCCCGACCTTCCCGAGGGCGCGCCGCGCCGGCTCACGCTGCCCGGCCCCAGGGCGCGGGAGATACCGCTGCGCGGGGTGGAGCGCCTCGGCACCACGCCCCAGTGGCCGAAAGTCTTTCTCGTGCCCGACCCGGTGATGCTGGCCGCGGTGTGCCGCCTCATGGCCGCCTATGGCGGGGGCATGCTCTATCTGGAAGGCTTCCGCGAGCCGCCCTTCGGGCTGCGCAAGCCCCTGCCGGACTTTTTCGCCCGCCACGCGGCGCGGCTCGAGCAGGTGTGCGGCATGCTCGCCGACGAGGCGAGCCGCACCACCTACGCCGCGCGCGTCAAGGCCATCCTCACCGGCGACGCGGGTTACCTGCCCGTCACCACGCACGCCGAATACGAGCATCCGCGCATCCGCCCCAAGGCGGGCGACATCATGATCGACGGCGGCGTGTCGGACATGGTGGGCGCGCAGGTGGCCTTTGCCGAGGCCGTTGGCCCCGAAGGGCGAATCCACGGCTTCGAGCCCATCCCCTGGATGGCGGAAAAGGCGGCCGGGGCGCTGGCGAAATGGCCGTGGTATACGCTGCACACGGCGGGCCTTGCGGAAAAGCGGGGGCAGGCGGCCTTCGCCTCGTTGCGCGACTCCTCGCATATCTGCGCGGATCAAGGGGCGGATCAAGGGGGCGCCGGCGAAGGCACGGTACGTTGCGAGCTTGTGAGCATCGACGAGGTGGTGCGAGAGGAGGGGCTTTCGCGCGTGGACTGCATCAAGCTGGACGTGGAGGGCGCGGAACTCGACGCCCTGCGCGGCGCCGAAGAGACCATCCGCCGTTTTCGGCCGAGGCTCATCATCTGCCTCTACCACAAGCCGGAAGACCTCGTGGCCCTGCCGCTTTTCGTGAAAAGCCTGGTGCCGGACTACCGCCTCGAGGTGGCGCACGCCTCCTGCGGCTTCACGGACACCATCCTTTATGCGGAGGCCCCGGGGGCCTGA
- a CDS encoding pyridoxal phosphate-dependent aminotransferase, whose translation MQIAERLSQIQPSLTLAINTRAQELRAQGVAVTSLAVGEPDFPTPGHIKEAAKAAIDANFTRYTAVAGIPELRRAAGRYFERHYATPVAPESIIIGAGGKQCLYTLIQTTINPGDEVLIPSPYWVSYPDMVRLAGGVPVTVHAGAAQGFKVTPLMLENAVTEKTRMLILNTPNNPTGAVYADREFMQIMRWALARNIFVLSDEIYDQLVYPPAQMTSAITWFAHCPELVAVANGLAKSYAMTGWRVGFLAAHPEIIKKMAMLQGHSLSNVCSVAQKAALAALEGPDDCVIEMREAFRRRRDLAMDIVARWPRAVCPRPDGAFYLFVDVSALYGGAINDSTALCSYLLDEAHVALVPGAAFGDDNCVRLSYAVADDTLADALGRVGEALAKLAG comes from the coding sequence ATGCAGATCGCCGAACGCCTGAGCCAGATCCAGCCTTCCCTGACCCTTGCCATCAACACCCGGGCGCAGGAGCTCAGGGCGCAGGGCGTGGCGGTGACGAGCCTCGCCGTGGGCGAGCCGGACTTTCCCACGCCCGGGCACATCAAGGAAGCGGCCAAGGCCGCCATTGACGCCAATTTCACCCGCTACACGGCCGTGGCCGGCATCCCGGAGCTCAGGCGCGCGGCCGGCCGCTATTTCGAGCGCCACTACGCGACCCCCGTGGCGCCGGAATCCATCATCATCGGCGCGGGCGGCAAGCAATGCCTCTACACCCTCATCCAGACCACCATCAACCCCGGCGACGAGGTGCTTATCCCGTCGCCCTACTGGGTGAGTTATCCCGACATGGTGCGGCTGGCGGGCGGCGTGCCCGTGACAGTGCATGCCGGCGCGGCCCAGGGCTTCAAGGTGACGCCGCTCATGCTCGAAAACGCGGTCACGGAAAAGACGCGCATGCTCATCTTGAACACGCCCAACAATCCCACGGGCGCGGTCTATGCCGACCGGGAATTCATGCAGATCATGCGCTGGGCGCTGGCGCGCAATATCTTCGTCCTCTCCGACGAGATCTATGACCAGCTTGTCTATCCGCCCGCGCAGATGACGAGCGCCATCACATGGTTCGCCCACTGCCCCGAGCTCGTGGCCGTGGCCAACGGCCTCGCCAAGAGCTACGCCATGACAGGCTGGCGCGTGGGCTTTCTGGCCGCGCACCCGGAAATCATCAAGAAGATGGCCATGCTCCAGGGGCACAGCCTCTCCAATGTCTGCTCCGTGGCGCAAAAGGCCGCGCTGGCCGCGCTGGAAGGACCGGACGACTGCGTCATCGAGATGCGCGAGGCCTTCCGCCGCCGCCGCGACCTCGCCATGGACATCGTGGCCCGCTGGCCCAGGGCCGTCTGCCCCAGGCCCGACGGCGCCTTCTACCTCTTTGTGGATGTGAGCGCGCTCTACGGCGGGGCCATCAACGATTCCACGGCCCTCTGTTCCTACCTGCTGGACGAGGCGCATGTGGCGCTCGTGCCCGGCGCGGCCTTTGGCGACGACAATTGCGTGCGCCTCTCCTATGCCGTGGCCGACGACACGCTCGCCGACGCCCTCGGCCGCGTGGGCGAGGCGCTTGCGAAGCTGGCGGGGTAG
- the sfsA gene encoding DNA/RNA nuclease SfsA codes for MRDDARASRGQAAPLLPLAASCRVAAFVRRVKRFSVELDTVNGPIWAHSNNSGSMLGLTRPGAPVLVSPAAAPGRKLPYTQEAVWLAERGAPGAKDACAMEAAARAGALPTGRGCWVGVNTSTPNRMLEAAFRAGRLPFAAGYTQLRREAKRGQSRLDGLFTGPGLAPLWVECKNVTMVEDDAACFPDAASERGRKHLRELMDIVAQGERAAMFYLVQRPDGRCFAPADFIDPDYAALFAEALAAGVEVYPFRAVVTPAGIDLGGELPLLPRLALGAKAG; via the coding sequence ATGCGGGATGACGCACGCGCAAGCCGCGGGCAGGCGGCGCCGCTCCTGCCGCTTGCGGCCTCGTGCCGCGTGGCGGCTTTCGTGCGGCGGGTCAAGCGCTTCAGCGTGGAGCTGGACACCGTGAACGGCCCGATCTGGGCGCACAGCAACAATTCCGGCTCCATGCTCGGGCTCACGCGGCCCGGGGCGCCGGTGCTCGTGTCGCCGGCGGCCGCTCCGGGCCGCAAGCTCCCGTATACGCAGGAGGCGGTCTGGCTCGCCGAGCGCGGCGCGCCCGGCGCAAAGGACGCTTGCGCCATGGAAGCCGCCGCGCGCGCCGGGGCGCTCCCCACGGGGCGCGGCTGCTGGGTGGGCGTCAACACCTCAACGCCCAACAGGATGCTGGAAGCGGCCTTCCGCGCGGGGCGCCTCCCCTTTGCGGCCGGCTATACCCAGCTCCGGCGCGAGGCCAAACGTGGCCAGAGCCGCCTTGACGGCCTTTTCACCGGCCCGGGCCTTGCGCCGCTGTGGGTGGAGTGCAAAAACGTGACCATGGTGGAGGACGACGCCGCCTGCTTCCCCGATGCGGCGAGCGAGCGCGGCCGCAAGCATTTGCGCGAGCTCATGGACATCGTGGCCCAGGGGGAACGCGCGGCCATGTTCTACCTCGTGCAGCGGCCCGACGGCCGCTGTTTCGCCCCGGCGGACTTCATCGACCCCGACTATGCGGCGCTTTTCGCCGAGGCTCTGGCCGCGGGCGTGGAGGTGTATCCCTTCCGCGCGGTGGTGACGCCGGCCGGCATCGACCTCGGGGGCGAGCTCCCCCTCTTGCCGCGCCTTGCCCTTGGCGCCAAAGCGGGATAG